The Apostichopus japonicus isolate 1M-3 chromosome 20, ASM3797524v1, whole genome shotgun sequence genome contains a region encoding:
- the LOC139961162 gene encoding uncharacterized protein: protein MATSTSDELLNVGKKFTDPLLVTREKPTRLPPPAALSRAKFFLPQLQKANEDLEAIINSGKNDDVDIEKISQDGQFIEMNLTLLNDNSDDDDEDDEKEESAAHANFSPSESDSDISIGEVTEDNIKLPNQGQRKKPVILEMKPEIKDCSAETKIHEGNLKTSPRAKEGLSQPKKLTSRRGKRQRNVKSSKQKRKGQKS from the exons ATGGCTACATCCACTTCTGATGAACTGTTAAATGTTGGCAAGAAATTTACTG ATCCACTCCTGGTTACAAGAGAGAAACCTACCAGACTACCACCACCAGCAG CTCTTAGTCGGGCAAAATTCTTCCTTCCTCAACTGCAAAAAGCAAACGAGGACCTGGAGGCTATCATCAACTCTGGGAAGAATGATGATGTAGACATTGAGAAAATTTCTCAAGATGGACAATTCATTGAAATG AATTTAACGTTACTTAATGACAattctgatgatgatgatgaggacgATGAGAAGGAGGAGTCAGCAGCACATGCAAATTTTTCACCATCTGAAAGTGACTCGGATATTTCCATTGGTGAAGTAACAGAGGACAATATAAAGTTACCCAATCAGGGACAGCGAAAGAAACCTGTGATATTAGAAATGAAACCAGAGATAAAAGACTGCTCTGCAGAAACTAAGATTCATGAAGGAAATTTAAAGACATCTCCAAGAGCTAAAGAAGGATTGTCGCAACCGAAGAAGTTAACTAGTAGGAGAGggaaaagacaaagaaatgTTAAAAGTAGTAAACAGAAGAGGAAAGGACAGAAGAGTTGA
- the LOC139961440 gene encoding threonine synthase-like 1 isoform X2 — MGSPGCGKTTTGQLLSARLGRPVTDIDDDFLEPYWGMPVAHKLSLVGNKMFIQEEGSALLKFQANPGSIVSLTGSNPLHSEAMDHVARSGLVIFVDVHYEDILQRLHKMKVDRLVTHREGQSIADVLQYRRSFYEKAYDLRALCERFESVESVTTKIDRLVQNFSSPMNYASTRSDSDGKAIHHFQDVILRGLAEDGGLFVPGKEFPSLTWGEWSRLVELSFQERALLILERWLHPDFVRPQTLSAIIDKAYSRSNFSSEDVIPIVKLEENQYLMETFHGPTASFKDAALQIMPQLFEQAITKETNSARYLILVATSGDTGSAVLDGFSKLSGNSNVRVMVLYPEHGISSVQKALMTSVDSDSVKVIGVDGDFDSCQSAIKAIFRSQSVNERLMDAYNIKLSAANSINWGRLLPQVVYHASAYLDLVRQGVIGMGDECDVCIPTGNFGNILAAFYAREMGIPYKMFICASNVNNILTEFFQTGIYDLRQRKLQVSTSPAIDILKSSNLERFLHLVTGGDGPMIKNWFEGLHKDGIFKVPNEVLETISDKFNLVSDWCSEEQCAKTIRTVFKETGYLLDPHTSIAKTVADRQTTSERPMIICSTAHYGKFPEDVSRALQLPLPAENDDCSGVLQQLKTVSALPSFNQGLESAVKKPRVHNSVISDDMKNITREIETFCAEW, encoded by the exons ATGGGAAGTCCTGGATGTGGTAAGACAACGACTGGTCAGCTTTTATCAGCGAGGCTTGGTAGACCGGTCACTGACATTGATGATGATTTCTTGGAGCCGTACTGGGGAATGCCTGTTGCTCATAAG TTGTCATTAGTGGGGAACAAGATGTTCATACAGGAGGAGGGTAGTGCTCTCCTGAAGTTCCAAGCTAACCCCGGTAGTATTGTCTCTTTGACCGGTTCTAACCCCCTGCACAGTGAAGCCATGGACCATGTGGCTAGGTCTGGCCTGGTAATATTCGTGGACGTTCATTACGAGGACATTCTGCAAAGACTTCACAAGATGAAGGTCGACAGACTGGTGACCCACCGAGAAGGACAGTCAATCGCAGACGTGCTGCAATACCGGAGGAGTTTCTATGAGAAAGCTTACGATCTGAGGGCGCTCTGCGAAAGATTTGAATCGGTGGAGAGTGTGACGACAAAAATTGACAGATTGGTCCAAAACTTTAGCAGTCCTATGAATTACGCTTCCACCAGAAGCGACAGCGATGGTAAAGCTATCCATCACTTTCAAGATGTGATTTTACGAGGACTGGCAGAGGATGGCGGCTTGTTTGTTCCCGGCAAAGAATTCCCAAGTCTAACCTGGGGCGAGTGGAGCCGGTTGGTAGAACTGTCATTTCAAGAGAGGGCGCTGTTGATCTTAGAGAGATGGCTTCATCCTGACTTTGTCCGTCCTCAGACCCTGAGTGCAATTATAGATAAAGCTTACAGCAGATCAAACTTTTCGTCAGAGGATGTCATTCCGATCGTTAAACTGGAAGAGAATCAGTACCTGATGGAAACCTTCCACGGACCTACAGCCTCGTTCAAGGATGCTGCCCTGCAGATTATGCCTCAGTTATTCGAGCAAGCAATAACAAAAGAAACCAACAGTGCAAG gTACCTGATTCTTGTAGCTACCTCTGGTGACACAGGCAGTGCTGTCCTGGACGGATTCAGCAAATTATCAG GGAATTCTAACGTAAGAGTTATGGTTCTCTATCCGGAGCATGGTATCAGCTCGGTACAAAAAGCACTCATGACATCCGTAGATTCAGATAGCGTAAAAGTAATCG GTGTGGACGGTGATTTTGACAGCTGTCAGTCAGCAATAAAGGCGATCTTCCGCAGCCAGTCTGTAAACGAACGTTTGATGGATGCCTACAACATCAAACTAAGTGCTGCAAATTCCATCAATTGGGGCCGCCTTCTACCTCAGGTGGTCTATCACGCATCCGCATACCTGGATCTGGTGCGACAGGGTGTCATAGGAATGGGAGACGAATGTGACGTGTGCATCCCAACCGGCAACTTTGGAAATATACTGGCAGCGTTTTATGCTAGG GAGATGGGAATTCCCTACAAGATGTTCATATGTGCCTCTAACGTGAACAACATCCTCACAGAGTTTTTTCAGACCGGTATTTATGACTTGAGACAGAGAAAGCTTCAGGTGTCCACATCGCCTGCCATCGATATCCTCAAGAGCTCTAACCTTGAGAG ATTCTTACATCTAGTCACTGGTGGAGATGGACCTATGATTAAGAATTGGTTCGAAGGCCTCCACAAAGATGGTATCTTTAAGGTGCCAAATGAG gtCTTGGAGACAATATCTGACAAGTTCAACCTAGTTTCTGATTGGTGTAGTGAGGAGCAGTGTGCTAAGACAATTAGAACTGTTTTCAAGGAAACTG GTTATCTGCTAGATCCACACACGTCCATCGCTAAGACAGTCGCAGATCGCCAGACAACTTCTGAAAGGCCGATGATCATATGCAGTACGGCTCACTACGGAAAGTTTCCCGAGGACGTATCGAGAGCGTTACAACTTCCTTTACCCGCTGAGAACGACGACTGTTCCGGGGTCTTACAGCAATTAAAGACAGTATCAGCTCTTCCATCTTTCAATCAGGGTCTGGAGAGTGCGGTCAAGAAGCCGAGGGTGCACAATAGCGTTATCAGTGACGATATGAAAAACATCACAAGGGAGATAGAAACTTTTTGCGCAGAATGGTAA
- the LOC139961440 gene encoding threonine synthase-like 1 isoform X1: MMISWSRTGECLLLISEAMDHVARSGLVIFVDVHYEDILQRLHKMKVDRLVTHREGQSIADVLQYRRSFYEKAYDLRALCERFESVESVTTKIDRLVQNFSSPMNYASTRSDSDGKAIHHFQDVILRGLAEDGGLFVPGKEFPSLTWGEWSRLVELSFQERALLILERWLHPDFVRPQTLSAIIDKAYSRSNFSSEDVIPIVKLEENQYLMETFHGPTASFKDAALQIMPQLFEQAITKETNSARYLILVATSGDTGSAVLDGFSKLSGNSNVRVMVLYPEHGISSVQKALMTSVDSDSVKVIGVDGDFDSCQSAIKAIFRSQSVNERLMDAYNIKLSAANSINWGRLLPQVVYHASAYLDLVRQGVIGMGDECDVCIPTGNFGNILAAFYAREMGIPYKMFICASNVNNILTEFFQTGIYDLRQRKLQVSTSPAIDILKSSNLERFLHLVTGGDGPMIKNWFEGLHKDGIFKVPNEVLETISDKFNLVSDWCSEEQCAKTIRTVFKETGYLLDPHTSIAKTVADRQTTSERPMIICSTAHYGKFPEDVSRALQLPLPAENDDCSGVLQQLKTVSALPSFNQGLESAVKKPRVHNSVISDDMKNITREIETFCAEW, from the exons ATGATGATTTCTTGGAGCCGTACTGGGGAATGCCTGTTGCTCATAAG TGAAGCCATGGACCATGTGGCTAGGTCTGGCCTGGTAATATTCGTGGACGTTCATTACGAGGACATTCTGCAAAGACTTCACAAGATGAAGGTCGACAGACTGGTGACCCACCGAGAAGGACAGTCAATCGCAGACGTGCTGCAATACCGGAGGAGTTTCTATGAGAAAGCTTACGATCTGAGGGCGCTCTGCGAAAGATTTGAATCGGTGGAGAGTGTGACGACAAAAATTGACAGATTGGTCCAAAACTTTAGCAGTCCTATGAATTACGCTTCCACCAGAAGCGACAGCGATGGTAAAGCTATCCATCACTTTCAAGATGTGATTTTACGAGGACTGGCAGAGGATGGCGGCTTGTTTGTTCCCGGCAAAGAATTCCCAAGTCTAACCTGGGGCGAGTGGAGCCGGTTGGTAGAACTGTCATTTCAAGAGAGGGCGCTGTTGATCTTAGAGAGATGGCTTCATCCTGACTTTGTCCGTCCTCAGACCCTGAGTGCAATTATAGATAAAGCTTACAGCAGATCAAACTTTTCGTCAGAGGATGTCATTCCGATCGTTAAACTGGAAGAGAATCAGTACCTGATGGAAACCTTCCACGGACCTACAGCCTCGTTCAAGGATGCTGCCCTGCAGATTATGCCTCAGTTATTCGAGCAAGCAATAACAAAAGAAACCAACAGTGCAAG gTACCTGATTCTTGTAGCTACCTCTGGTGACACAGGCAGTGCTGTCCTGGACGGATTCAGCAAATTATCAG GGAATTCTAACGTAAGAGTTATGGTTCTCTATCCGGAGCATGGTATCAGCTCGGTACAAAAAGCACTCATGACATCCGTAGATTCAGATAGCGTAAAAGTAATCG GTGTGGACGGTGATTTTGACAGCTGTCAGTCAGCAATAAAGGCGATCTTCCGCAGCCAGTCTGTAAACGAACGTTTGATGGATGCCTACAACATCAAACTAAGTGCTGCAAATTCCATCAATTGGGGCCGCCTTCTACCTCAGGTGGTCTATCACGCATCCGCATACCTGGATCTGGTGCGACAGGGTGTCATAGGAATGGGAGACGAATGTGACGTGTGCATCCCAACCGGCAACTTTGGAAATATACTGGCAGCGTTTTATGCTAGG GAGATGGGAATTCCCTACAAGATGTTCATATGTGCCTCTAACGTGAACAACATCCTCACAGAGTTTTTTCAGACCGGTATTTATGACTTGAGACAGAGAAAGCTTCAGGTGTCCACATCGCCTGCCATCGATATCCTCAAGAGCTCTAACCTTGAGAG ATTCTTACATCTAGTCACTGGTGGAGATGGACCTATGATTAAGAATTGGTTCGAAGGCCTCCACAAAGATGGTATCTTTAAGGTGCCAAATGAG gtCTTGGAGACAATATCTGACAAGTTCAACCTAGTTTCTGATTGGTGTAGTGAGGAGCAGTGTGCTAAGACAATTAGAACTGTTTTCAAGGAAACTG GTTATCTGCTAGATCCACACACGTCCATCGCTAAGACAGTCGCAGATCGCCAGACAACTTCTGAAAGGCCGATGATCATATGCAGTACGGCTCACTACGGAAAGTTTCCCGAGGACGTATCGAGAGCGTTACAACTTCCTTTACCCGCTGAGAACGACGACTGTTCCGGGGTCTTACAGCAATTAAAGACAGTATCAGCTCTTCCATCTTTCAATCAGGGTCTGGAGAGTGCGGTCAAGAAGCCGAGGGTGCACAATAGCGTTATCAGTGACGATATGAAAAACATCACAAGGGAGATAGAAACTTTTTGCGCAGAATGGTAA